The following proteins come from a genomic window of Hydractinia symbiolongicarpus strain clone_291-10 chromosome 2, HSymV2.1, whole genome shotgun sequence:
- the LOC130630063 gene encoding tigger transposable element-derived protein 4-like: MATGGERLSKQQLAGKFQKKTLTLDEKIKFLDFAKKNPKFGCRKLADIHSIGKTAAATILKNEKKIRTQYEMFREKDKKRDRHGKGHKLNEILFEWYQGCTASNIYPNGVMLKEEAIAIKEQLKSSKFDDFKASDGWLDRWKSTFSIKERRIVGEAGDVSTETVSS, from the coding sequence ATGGCGACGGGAGGAGAGAGGTTGTCGAAGCAGCAGCTTGctggtaaatttcaaaaaaaaactttaacattAGATGAAAAGATTAAGTTTTTGGATTTTGCTAAGAAAAATCCGAAATTTGGATGCAGAAAACTTGCAGATATTCACAGTATCGGGAAAACAGCAGCAGCTACGATCTTGAAGAATGAAAAGAAAATTCGTACTCAATATGAAATGTTTCGTGAAAAAGACAAGAAACGTGATCGTCATGGAAAGGGCCATAAGttgaatgaaattttatttgaatGGTACCAGGGATGTACTGCTTCTAACATCTACCCAAATGGTGTTATGTTGAAAGAGGAGGCGATTGCAATAAAAGAGCAACTAAAGAGCAGTAAATTTGACGATTTCAAAGCTTCTGATGGCTGGCTAGATCGCTGGAAATCCACCTTCTCAATCAAAGAACGTCGCATTGTTGGCGAGGCTGGAGATGTATCTACAGAAACCGTTTCTTCTTAG
- the LOC130630064 gene encoding tigger transposable element-derived protein 6-like yields the protein MDESGCFFKALPDKGLVSKGKQAKGGKKSKQRLTVAFFVNAAGERSWMTSDVMGTVLTRFNRKVVLEDRKVILFLDNAPCHPESIIGQFSQIKIVFLLKNTTSRLQPLDAGIIQNFKVKYRKRLVKYVLARIQENTSATKIVKAINVLVAIRWIQDAWKEVSSSTIKNCFQKCGIKRDSEEIEENDGDDDLEFEALKSIGDRRSEISEDDQDDEDNDDYGPEQEEQMSCKEIITTLDKMRRCTVFDEESQKMLTAVTKKIENLQIKCKKQASIKDFFM from the exons ATGGATGAATCTGGCTGTTTTTTTAAAGCCTTACCAGATAAAGGATTAGTCTCAAAAGGAAAACAAGCAAAGGGTGGCAAAAAATCGAAACAAAGAttaactgtcgctttttttgtCAATGCAGCTGGCGAAAGA TCTTGGATGACATCGGATGTCATGGGAACCGTATTGACACGTTTTAACAGAAAGGTAGTACTCGAAGATAGAAAAGTGATCCTTTTTCTCGACAATGCTCCCTGTCATCCAGAATCCATTATTGGCCAATTCTCGCAGATCAAGATCGTCTTTTTACTGAAAAATACAACTTCGAGGTTGCAACCACTAGATGCAGGCATCATTCAAAATTTCAAGGTCAAATAtagaaaaagacttgttaaataCGTATTGGCAAGAATCCAGGAGAACACATCAGCAACTAAGATTGTCAAGGCTATCAACGTGCTTGTTGCTATTCGCTGGATACAAGATGCGTGGAAAGAAGTATCCAGCTCGACaatcaaaaattgttttcagaaatgtggcATCAAAAGAGATAGCGAGGAGATAGAAGAAAATGACGGAGATGATGATTTGGAGTTTGAGGCACTT AAATCGATTGGCGACAGAAGGTCAGAGATTTCTGAGGACGACCAAGATGACGAGGATAATGACGACTATGGGCCAGAACAAGAAGAGCAGATGAGCTGCAAAGAAATCATCACAACGTTGGACAAAATGCGCCGTTGTACCGTCTTCGATgaagaaagtcaaaaaatgcTGACGGCAGTTACAAAAAAGATTGAGAATCTACAAATTAAATGCAAGAAGCAAGCCTCTATCAAAGACTTTTTCATGTAA